One segment of Alphaproteobacteria bacterium DNA contains the following:
- the ddpX gene encoding D-alanyl-D-alanine dipeptidase, translating into MTHTQADTYKDLSDSASLSHSSLVEITEASHNILLELRYATKNNITGARIYHDDRCFIHKDADVLLRKSIILAQEQNLKIKIFDAYRPRSVQEALWAHCPDPNYVMPPEKGSHHTRGVAIDLTLIDASGKELDMGTDFDDLSPRAHHGASTHAPQVAANRYMLLGIMMSAGWDFFQNEWWHYQVFKARDYPLI; encoded by the coding sequence ATGACGCATACTCAAGCTGATACCTATAAGGATCTGAGTGATTCTGCCAGTCTATCCCATTCCTCTCTTGTTGAAATTACGGAAGCTTCCCATAATATTCTCCTTGAATTACGTTATGCAACAAAAAACAACATTACGGGCGCAAGAATTTATCATGATGATCGTTGTTTTATACATAAAGATGCCGATGTCTTATTAAGAAAATCTATTATTCTTGCTCAGGAACAGAATTTAAAAATTAAAATTTTTGATGCTTATCGCCCGCGTTCTGTCCAAGAGGCTCTTTGGGCCCATTGCCCTGATCCTAATTACGTTATGCCCCCCGAAAAGGGATCGCACCATACGCGAGGGGTTGCTATTGATTTAACTTTAATAGATGCATCAGGCAAAGAATTAGATATGGGAACAGATTTTGATGACTTGTCTCCACGGGCTCATCATGGCGCTTCTACCCATGCACCGCAAGTAGCCGCCAACCGGTATATGTTATTGGGCATTATGATGAGTGCAGGATGGGATTTTTTCCAGAATGAATGGTGGCACTATCAAGTTTTTAAAGCTCGAGATTACCCCTTAATTTGA
- the tsaB gene encoding tRNA (adenosine(37)-N6)-threonylcarbamoyltransferase complex dimerization subunit type 1 TsaB, with amino-acid sequence MNTLSNSPPQSINILAFDTSYDEASLALWTGGHLHKLAIPLGTGPHSQAACLIPMMQNILTDQGITFQDLDIITTPTGPGSFTGIRLGLATAQGLLLSTKAKGFAPTTFQLLAFGAWKERKGSYLVTLSTKRDSFYSQGFDENLNTLFPGIIQTEEEIETFLEHHPNSNRVKTSTNLGAENLIHLCLHELIKTDNSLQNRQEKNAQTLHPYYLHDPVFVKQKLCSL; translated from the coding sequence ATGAATACACTAAGTAATTCCCCCCCGCAATCGATAAATATTCTTGCCTTTGATACCTCGTATGACGAAGCCTCTCTAGCTTTGTGGACAGGAGGACATCTTCATAAATTGGCCATTCCTTTAGGTACGGGCCCTCACAGTCAAGCGGCCTGTTTAATTCCCATGATGCAAAATATTTTGACCGACCAAGGGATCACTTTTCAAGATTTAGATATCATAACTACGCCTACGGGTCCTGGCTCATTTACAGGCATACGTCTTGGATTAGCAACCGCACAAGGTCTTCTGCTCTCCACAAAAGCAAAAGGCTTTGCACCTACAACTTTTCAGTTGCTAGCCTTTGGGGCCTGGAAAGAAAGAAAAGGGTCTTATTTAGTTACCTTATCAACAAAAAGAGATAGCTTTTATAGCCAAGGGTTTGATGAAAATCTTAATACCCTCTTCCCCGGTATCATTCAAACTGAGGAGGAGATAGAGACTTTCTTAGAGCATCATCCCAATTCAAATCGCGTAAAAACCTCCACAAATTTGGGGGCAGAAAATCTCATTCATCTCTGTTTGCACGAGCTAATTAAGACCGATAATTCGCTGCAAAATAGGCAAGAAAAAAATGCGCAAACATTACATCCCTATTACTTACACGACCCAGTATTCGTAAAGCAAAAATTATGCTCACTCTAG
- a CDS encoding class I SAM-dependent methyltransferase, producing the protein MSIETLQDHREIWQKKPVLKAIYHDFYQRVVKSSVSGSTLEIGGGTGNLKEYLPQVISTDIISSPWVDCVCDAQSLPLREGSLSNIVAIDVLHHIERPVRFFNEAAYLLRPGGRIILLDPAITPLSWFFYHFIHEEPVLLKSNPLEDGPLSATRKPFDANQAIPSLLFGKYKHSFSELFPDLQIIENSFISLWCYPLSGGFKPWSLIPSFMVKSLLKFERKIEPYLGRFFGFRLFIVLEKRDVS; encoded by the coding sequence ATGTCGATCGAAACTTTACAAGATCATCGGGAAATATGGCAAAAAAAACCTGTTTTAAAGGCAATTTACCATGATTTCTATCAACGGGTTGTCAAGTCCAGCGTTTCTGGTTCTACCCTTGAAATTGGGGGAGGTACTGGGAATTTAAAGGAGTATCTTCCGCAAGTGATTTCGACTGATATTATTTCATCTCCTTGGGTGGATTGTGTTTGTGACGCCCAATCCCTCCCCTTAAGAGAGGGGAGTCTTTCCAATATCGTTGCAATCGATGTCCTTCACCACATTGAACGTCCCGTTCGCTTTTTTAATGAAGCCGCATACTTGTTACGTCCTGGCGGTCGGATTATTCTTTTGGATCCGGCAATTACCCCTTTAAGTTGGTTCTTTTATCACTTTATTCATGAAGAACCCGTTCTTCTTAAATCAAATCCCTTAGAGGATGGTCCGCTTTCTGCCACTCGCAAACCCTTTGATGCGAATCAGGCTATACCCTCTCTATTATTTGGAAAGTATAAGCATTCATTTTCTGAATTATTTCCAGACCTTCAAATTATTGAGAATTCCTTTATAAGCTTATGGTGTTACCCACTTTCTGGGGGCTTTAAACCCTGGTCTTTAATCCCTTCATTTATGGTCAAATCGCTTTTAAAGTTTGAGAGAAAAATAGAACCTTACCTTGGCCGTTTCTTTGGGTTCCGCCTATTTATTGTGCTGGAAAAAAGGGATGTCTCTTAA
- a CDS encoding HlyC/CorC family transporter, whose protein sequence is MLMRSDADNSLRETLEELIEDTEDEVNPSLESDERLLLGNVLNLRDLTAEDVMIPRVDIIAVPLTVTGPELLSVLNRCRYSRIPIYRNNLDDVIGMIETKDVLSWSSTKKPLNIKSLIRDVLFISPTMRTLDLIFQMRETGTKMAMVVDEFGGIDGLVTFPDLIEEIIGDIQDAQDRTPSYQLVERADGTIVADARVTLEEIAEKYSINLIVEGLEDEIDTLGGLVVALAGRVPARGELITHPAGLEIEVVDADPRRVKRLYIRGIEKLVTKREKPE, encoded by the coding sequence ATGTTGATGCGCTCCGATGCAGATAACAGCCTACGAGAAACCCTTGAAGAACTTATCGAAGATACAGAGGATGAAGTTAACCCCTCCCTAGAGTCTGACGAACGCTTATTGTTGGGCAACGTTTTAAATCTGCGAGATTTGACAGCCGAAGATGTCATGATCCCCCGCGTTGACATCATTGCCGTTCCTCTTACAGTTACAGGACCAGAATTGTTGTCTGTTCTGAACCGCTGCCGTTATTCACGTATTCCAATTTATAGGAATAATTTAGACGATGTGATTGGAATGATTGAGACAAAAGATGTTTTAAGCTGGTCATCAACCAAGAAGCCTTTGAATATCAAATCCTTAATTCGAGATGTTTTATTTATCTCTCCCACAATGCGCACTCTCGATTTAATTTTTCAAATGCGGGAAACAGGGACAAAAATGGCTATGGTGGTTGATGAGTTTGGCGGAATAGATGGGTTGGTGACATTTCCAGACTTAATAGAAGAAATTATTGGTGACATTCAGGATGCTCAAGATCGTACCCCAAGTTATCAACTGGTGGAACGAGCAGACGGCACAATTGTAGCGGATGCCCGTGTAACCCTCGAAGAAATCGCAGAAAAATATAGTATCAATCTTATTGTGGAGGGACTTGAAGACGAAATTGACACCCTTGGGGGGCTTGTGGTAGCCCTTGCTGGACGTGTCCCAGCCCGTGGGGAGCTGATTACCCATCCTGCTGGCTTAGAAATTGAAGTCGTTGACGCAGATCCTCGCCGCGTAAAAAGACTTTACATCCGTGGTATTGAGAAACTTGTGACAAAAAGAGAGAAGCCCGAATAG
- a CDS encoding PhoH family protein, producing the protein MTKETNPVVFVEFEDNQALSTLVGPQDSNILRLEQRLGVSIALRGNKIAISGPEPEISYAKTALQYLYSQFLKGRPVEIEDVDAAIRMVSSAVTFDRDGLTTEGEEISIPTKRRIVFPRSAHQAEYIKMMQTYDLVFGLGPAGTGKTYLAVAYGVSLLLSGQIDRIILSRPAVEAGEKLGFLPGDMREKIDPYLRPLYDALHDMLPVEQVVKRMSNGEIEVAPLAFMRGRTLSNAFVILDEAQNTTPIQMKMFLTRMGMNSRMVITGDLTQVDLPAGVLSGLKDAIRALEGVQEIGYLNFNDEDVVRHSLVSKIVRAYDQYTKSRLNLVDY; encoded by the coding sequence TTGACTAAAGAAACCAACCCAGTCGTTTTTGTTGAATTTGAGGACAATCAAGCATTATCCACCCTTGTTGGCCCCCAAGACAGCAATATATTGCGCCTTGAACAGCGCCTCGGGGTTTCCATAGCTTTACGGGGTAATAAAATTGCCATTTCTGGTCCAGAGCCAGAGATTAGTTATGCAAAGACAGCTCTTCAATATTTATATTCTCAATTTTTAAAAGGCCGCCCAGTCGAAATTGAAGATGTCGATGCGGCCATTCGAATGGTCAGCTCCGCCGTTACTTTTGATCGCGATGGACTCACAACCGAAGGTGAAGAAATCTCTATTCCCACCAAGCGTCGGATTGTTTTTCCTCGATCAGCTCATCAGGCCGAATATATTAAAATGATGCAAACCTATGATCTTGTCTTTGGCCTTGGGCCGGCAGGAACAGGAAAAACATATTTAGCTGTTGCTTATGGTGTATCCTTACTCTTATCGGGACAAATTGATAGAATTATCTTATCAAGACCTGCAGTCGAAGCCGGTGAGAAACTTGGTTTTCTTCCGGGAGATATGCGAGAAAAAATAGATCCTTATCTGCGCCCTCTTTATGATGCTCTCCATGACATGTTACCTGTAGAACAAGTAGTGAAAAGGATGAGTAATGGAGAAATTGAAGTCGCTCCTCTGGCTTTTATGCGGGGCCGTACGCTTAGTAATGCTTTTGTAATTCTGGATGAGGCCCAAAACACGACACCTATTCAAATGAAGATGTTTTTAACACGCATGGGAATGAATTCTCGGATGGTTATTACAGGTGATCTAACGCAAGTTGATCTGCCCGCAGGAGTATTATCCGGCTTAAAAGACGCAATACGAGCTCTTGAAGGGGTTCAAGAAATTGGTTATCTTAACTTTAATGATGAGGATGTGGTGCGTCATTCACTGGTTTCAAAAATTGTGCGTGCGTATGACCAATATACGAAAAGCCGCCTTAACTTGGTTGATTATTAA
- the rimI gene encoding ribosomal-protein-alanine N-acetyltransferase, with the protein MLTLVPLTIEDGENLEKIHAACFPDGWSQKTFDHLLKENITCGWLANNLSGAPVGFILARILEDEAEILTFAVHPTSQRQGIGRYLLIELMNFLKSVHCTKTFLEVAIDNVTAINLYNSIGFKIVGSRPHYYQRNNGTFISASIMAIEN; encoded by the coding sequence ATGCTCACTCTAGTTCCTTTAACAATTGAGGATGGAGAGAATCTTGAAAAGATTCATGCAGCTTGTTTTCCAGACGGATGGTCACAAAAAACTTTTGATCATTTGTTAAAAGAAAACATAACTTGTGGTTGGCTGGCCAATAACTTATCCGGAGCCCCGGTTGGCTTTATTTTGGCTCGCATTTTAGAAGATGAAGCCGAAATATTAACCTTTGCTGTCCATCCCACCTCGCAAAGACAAGGGATAGGGCGTTATTTGTTAATAGAACTGATGAATTTCTTAAAATCCGTTCATTGTACTAAGACATTTTTAGAAGTTGCTATAGATAATGTGACAGCCATAAATCTCTATAATTCCATCGGTTTCAAAATTGTGGGCAGTCGTCCTCATTATTATCAACGTAATAATGGTACTTTTATTTCTGCATCTATAATGGCAATTGAAAATTGA
- the miaB gene encoding tRNA (N6-isopentenyl adenosine(37)-C2)-methylthiotransferase MiaB, which translates to MSLQTLPPKKLYIKTYGCQMNVYDSERMADILVPLGYKLTENPDDADMVILNTCHIREKAEQKVFSDLGRLRDKREDRRAQGNDTVIAVGGCVAQAEGAEIMRQAPYVDMVFGPQTYHRLPEMVAKATRAAEKARKPNQKRGLGIVDVDFPVESKFDHLPQTTESRASAFLSIQEGCDKFCTFCVVPYTRGAEYSRPATEILAEAKHLLSLGTKEITLLGQNVNAYHGTAPLSDHIESKDWGLGRLIRELADLGVERIRYTTSHPRDMDQNLIDAHRDVPALMPFLHLPVQSGSDRILEAMNRKHTAQTYFDIIDKLRLANPEIGLSSDFIVGFPSETEEDFEKTLDLVRRVGYAQSYSFKYSIRPGTPAGAMEVQVAEEVKTHRLQRLQELLNQQQIDFNLKTVGTIQPVLLDRRGRQKGQFIGRSPFMQSVVVEGPERLFGQIVDVRIDQAHPNSVSGEIVIHEL; encoded by the coding sequence ATGTCTCTACAAACTCTTCCCCCTAAAAAACTCTACATTAAAACCTATGGCTGCCAGATGAATGTGTATGATTCTGAGCGGATGGCAGATATATTAGTCCCCCTTGGATATAAGCTAACAGAAAACCCTGATGATGCAGACATGGTCATCCTGAATACGTGTCATATTCGCGAAAAAGCTGAGCAAAAAGTTTTCTCTGATTTGGGAAGATTGCGTGACAAGCGCGAAGATCGTCGTGCCCAAGGAAATGATACAGTTATAGCTGTTGGCGGATGTGTTGCTCAAGCTGAAGGGGCTGAGATTATGCGTCAAGCGCCTTATGTTGACATGGTCTTTGGTCCCCAAACTTACCACCGCCTTCCTGAAATGGTAGCCAAAGCGACTCGAGCTGCTGAAAAAGCACGTAAACCCAATCAAAAAAGAGGCTTGGGGATCGTAGATGTTGATTTTCCTGTTGAATCAAAATTTGACCACTTACCTCAAACTACAGAGTCCAGAGCTTCTGCTTTTCTTTCTATTCAAGAAGGGTGTGATAAGTTTTGTACCTTCTGTGTTGTCCCTTATACACGGGGCGCTGAATATTCCCGTCCCGCAACTGAAATATTAGCGGAAGCTAAACATCTTCTCTCCCTAGGGACAAAAGAAATCACCCTGTTAGGACAAAATGTAAATGCTTATCATGGTACAGCCCCTCTATCCGACCATATTGAATCTAAAGATTGGGGATTAGGACGCTTGATTCGGGAATTAGCGGATTTGGGTGTAGAGCGTATACGCTATACCACTTCACATCCTCGGGATATGGATCAGAATTTAATTGATGCCCATCGAGATGTTCCCGCTCTCATGCCTTTCCTTCATTTGCCTGTGCAATCAGGGAGTGATCGTATTTTGGAAGCCATGAATCGCAAACATACCGCACAGACTTATTTTGATATTATTGATAAACTACGCTTAGCTAACCCCGAGATAGGCCTGTCTTCGGACTTTATTGTTGGTTTTCCCTCAGAAACAGAAGAAGATTTTGAAAAAACTCTCGATTTAGTTCGCCGTGTTGGCTACGCCCAAAGCTATTCCTTTAAGTATAGTATTCGTCCAGGCACTCCTGCCGGAGCCATGGAGGTTCAAGTGGCAGAGGAAGTAAAGACACATCGATTGCAACGACTACAAGAGCTTCTTAATCAACAGCAGATAGATTTTAATCTAAAAACTGTAGGGACTATCCAGCCGGTTTTACTCGATCGAAGAGGACGTCAAAAGGGTCAGTTTATTGGCAGGTCACCTTTCATGCAATCTGTGGTCGTTGAGGGCCCAGAACGTTTATTTGGCCAAATTGTCGACGTACGTATTGATCAAGCTCATCCGAATAGTGTGTCAGGAGAAATTGTTATTCACGAATTGTAA
- the ybeY gene encoding rRNA maturation RNase YbeY — MPDPEPSIEITVIIDRPCWENSTAHWESLLQPAVLKTLHQLNWEHSSEINILLTDNAVIQSLNKSYRSQNKPTNVLAFPSLNPDEIAPLYKNKPEQSPIILGDVVLAFETIQQESNEQKKDFEKHLVHLTVHGTLHLLGFDHEKDDDAATMESLEIKILSSLMIPNPYEE, encoded by the coding sequence ATGCCTGACCCTGAACCTTCTATAGAAATTACAGTTATTATCGACAGGCCCTGTTGGGAAAATTCTACTGCACATTGGGAGTCATTATTACAGCCTGCCGTCCTAAAAACACTCCATCAATTAAATTGGGAACATTCATCTGAAATCAACATTTTACTAACTGATAATGCTGTAATTCAGTCGTTAAATAAAAGTTATAGGAGCCAAAACAAACCCACAAATGTGCTTGCTTTTCCTAGTTTAAATCCAGATGAAATAGCTCCACTTTATAAAAATAAACCTGAACAATCTCCCATTATTTTGGGAGATGTTGTTCTTGCTTTTGAAACCATTCAACAAGAGTCAAACGAACAAAAGAAAGATTTTGAAAAACATTTAGTCCATTTGACAGTACATGGGACACTCCATTTACTTGGTTTTGATCATGAAAAGGACGACGATGCTGCCACCATGGAGTCTTTAGAAATAAAGATTCTATCTTCTTTAATGATTCCCAACCCTTACGAAGAATGA
- a CDS encoding MucR family transcriptional regulator, whose product MSEQQPLRLELLSLTAEIVAAHTSNNSVGVTELPSVIQQIFITLSNLSTDGIQGGLTTRPKPAVAINKSITDDYIVCLEDGKKLQMLKRHLKTVYNLTVEQYRERWGLPSDYPVVAPNYAKRRSEIAKSSGLGMSRHRRKKLKVIDSVDNISQVA is encoded by the coding sequence ATGTCAGAACAACAACCCTTACGCCTTGAACTTCTTAGTTTAACAGCTGAAATTGTCGCAGCACACACTTCCAATAATTCTGTTGGCGTTACTGAGTTGCCAAGTGTTATTCAACAGATTTTTATCACTCTTTCTAATTTGAGTACTGATGGCATTCAAGGGGGTTTAACGACACGTCCAAAACCAGCTGTTGCAATTAATAAGTCTATTACGGATGACTACATAGTTTGCTTAGAAGATGGCAAAAAACTACAAATGCTTAAACGTCACCTCAAGACAGTTTATAACCTAACCGTTGAACAGTATCGTGAGCGCTGGGGTCTACCATCTGATTACCCTGTTGTTGCTCCTAATTATGCAAAACGTCGGAGCGAGATTGCAAAATCAAGCGGTTTGGGAATGTCGCGTCATCGCCGTAAAAAGCTAAAAGTTATCGATAGCGTAGATAATATCTCACAAGTTGCATAA
- a CDS encoding mannose-1-phosphate guanylyltransferase/mannose-6-phosphate isomerase, whose protein sequence is MQPVILCGGGGTRLWPLSRTSYPKQLLAPLGGLSLLQQTVKRFSKPEYEIPLIISNEQYRFLAAEQMLEIGITKVPIILEPSARNTAPAMALAAHFIKDPETYILFSPSDHQIINSEVLDQAIQHAKLAADQGQIVVFGIPPTGPKTGYGYIIPQSKELAPKVFGVNKFVEKPDVERAEELLQSSCFWNSGLFFAKAEVFLQALQDHLPTTYKWSLSAIQKAKPDLDFIRIPEEEFDQCDNISIDFGVMEKATNIAVVGCEDMGWSDVGNWQTVWELNSKDENGNAIIGDVITQNVKNSYIRGDGLLVSVIGLEDIIVIASNDAVLVANKAKAEKVKEITTHLRHNLRSELDFHKRVYRPWGYYQEIELGERFKVKRLMLKSQSKTSVQIHYHRAEHWVVVTGTAKVLIGETTQLVHENESIYIPAGTAHSVENPGKIELHLIEVQSGSYLGEDDIVRIKDIYGRT, encoded by the coding sequence ATTCAGCCCGTGATACTTTGTGGTGGCGGAGGAACGCGCCTTTGGCCTTTATCCCGCACTTCCTACCCTAAACAACTTCTTGCTCCGTTGGGGGGTCTTAGCTTACTTCAGCAAACAGTGAAGCGATTTTCGAAACCAGAGTATGAAATTCCTCTCATCATTAGTAATGAGCAATACCGTTTTTTGGCGGCGGAACAAATGCTTGAAATTGGCATTACCAAAGTCCCCATTATTTTAGAGCCATCTGCACGTAATACAGCGCCGGCCATGGCTTTAGCGGCCCACTTTATTAAAGATCCAGAAACCTATATTTTGTTCTCTCCCTCGGACCACCAAATCATCAATTCTGAAGTCTTAGATCAGGCTATTCAGCACGCAAAGCTTGCAGCAGACCAGGGTCAAATTGTTGTTTTTGGTATTCCTCCCACGGGTCCAAAAACAGGATATGGATATATTATTCCTCAATCAAAAGAACTTGCGCCTAAAGTTTTCGGGGTTAATAAATTTGTAGAAAAGCCTGATGTTGAAAGGGCAGAGGAACTGCTTCAATCCTCTTGTTTTTGGAATAGCGGATTGTTTTTTGCAAAAGCAGAAGTTTTTCTCCAAGCGCTGCAAGACCATTTGCCTACAACCTATAAATGGTCTCTTTCTGCCATTCAGAAGGCGAAACCAGATCTAGATTTTATTCGAATTCCTGAAGAAGAGTTTGACCAGTGTGACAATATATCTATAGATTTTGGTGTTATGGAAAAAGCGACCAACATTGCCGTAGTCGGTTGTGAGGATATGGGATGGTCAGATGTGGGTAATTGGCAAACCGTTTGGGAATTAAATTCTAAAGACGAAAACGGTAACGCCATAATTGGGGATGTCATTACCCAAAATGTAAAGAATAGTTATATTAGAGGTGATGGATTGCTTGTTTCCGTCATTGGCTTAGAGGATATTATTGTCATCGCCTCTAACGATGCAGTTTTGGTTGCTAACAAAGCCAAAGCAGAAAAAGTAAAAGAAATTACGACACATTTACGTCATAATTTACGGTCTGAACTTGATTTTCACAAACGGGTTTATCGTCCTTGGGGTTATTACCAAGAAATTGAACTGGGTGAGCGCTTTAAAGTGAAACGCTTAATGCTCAAAAGCCAATCGAAAACTTCTGTTCAAATTCATTATCATCGAGCAGAGCATTGGGTTGTTGTAACGGGAACAGCAAAAGTCCTGATTGGCGAGACGACTCAACTTGTCCATGAAAATGAATCTATATATATTCCCGCAGGAACTGCTCATAGTGTTGAAAATCCGGGAAAAATTGAGCTTCATCTTATTGAAGTTCAATCGGGCAGTTACCTTGGGGAAGACGATATTGTTCGTATCAAAGATATTTATGGACGTACTTAA
- a CDS encoding class I SAM-dependent methyltransferase, with protein sequence MSDHFTEIELTQNILKDMGIELNNRGKILDFGCGAGTAVSALGEQGYQNVYGYDIQNYLNLDIPNDPSHFFFSSKEIETHYNSFDFIFSNQVLEHVTNYSQTLQQIYDLLKPGGICLHFFPSKWRIVEPHIFVPFAGVFSSKTYLGFWSKLGIRNQFQKGKPWRDVQEENYNFCLNNLNYLSTGELYREFKVLFKRVEFREDLFIKHSKGRLQKIPKIIKALPGLAFLMRELHARTVFLQKL encoded by the coding sequence ATGTCTGATCATTTTACTGAAATAGAATTAACCCAGAATATTTTAAAAGATATGGGAATAGAGCTTAATAATAGAGGCAAAATTCTGGATTTTGGTTGTGGAGCTGGCACAGCTGTATCAGCGTTAGGTGAACAGGGATATCAAAATGTCTACGGATATGACATACAAAATTATTTAAATTTAGACATTCCAAACGACCCATCCCACTTTTTCTTTTCTTCAAAGGAAATAGAAACTCATTATAACAGCTTTGACTTTATTTTTTCAAATCAAGTATTAGAACATGTTACAAATTATTCTCAAACACTTCAGCAAATTTATGACCTCCTAAAACCTGGAGGGATTTGTCTCCATTTTTTCCCCTCAAAATGGCGCATAGTTGAACCCCATATTTTTGTTCCCTTTGCGGGAGTTTTTTCTTCTAAAACATATCTCGGATTTTGGTCAAAATTAGGAATTCGAAATCAGTTTCAAAAAGGAAAACCCTGGAGGGATGTCCAAGAGGAAAATTATAATTTTTGTCTAAATAATCTCAATTATCTGTCTACTGGGGAACTCTATCGAGAGTTTAAAGTCTTATTTAAACGTGTAGAATTTCGAGAAGATTTATTCATAAAACACTCCAAAGGACGCCTTCAGAAAATTCCAAAAATTATAAAAGCATTACCTGGCTTAGCTTTTCTCATGAGAGAACTGCATGCGCGCACTGTATTCTTACAAAAACTTTAA
- a CDS encoding sel1 repeat family protein, with protein sequence MRSSKKIFINILQKLHTILILLYAITPAYSSLEVGETLMNNGKFDEAISTLSPFAAQENPKALYLLAGIYLSKNSPHLNYQMGRKLLERAVALNYPPAMDELAGLYLTGEGVEKNEAKALQYYIQASYKGYGPSQFNCGIMYKEGRGTEKDYTKAYFYLCLASLNFRDLDSLTEDAARYRDELVPFLNPDQRQRALSQVNALTLPENSF encoded by the coding sequence ATGCGTAGTTCTAAAAAAATCTTCATCAATATTTTACAAAAGCTTCACACTATTCTAATCTTACTTTACGCAATTACGCCTGCCTATTCTTCTTTAGAGGTTGGTGAAACTTTAATGAACAATGGTAAATTTGATGAAGCGATTTCCACCTTGTCTCCTTTTGCTGCACAAGAAAATCCCAAGGCTCTCTATCTTTTGGCAGGTATATATTTATCTAAAAATTCTCCACACCTAAACTATCAAATGGGGAGGAAACTTTTAGAGCGAGCCGTAGCGCTTAACTATCCTCCGGCGATGGATGAGCTTGCAGGTTTATATCTTACAGGGGAAGGCGTAGAAAAAAATGAAGCGAAAGCCCTACAGTATTACATACAAGCATCGTACAAGGGTTATGGGCCCAGTCAATTTAATTGTGGAATAATGTACAAAGAAGGTCGGGGAACAGAAAAAGACTATACAAAAGCCTATTTTTATTTATGTTTAGCGTCCCTAAACTTTAGGGACTTAGATAGTCTCACAGAAGATGCCGCTAGGTATAGAGACGAACTTGTTCCCTTCCTCAACCCTGATCAACGTCAAAGGGCTCTTAGTCAGGTGAATGCCTTAACACTTCCCGAAAATTCTTTTTAA